From Isachenkonia alkalipeptolytica, the proteins below share one genomic window:
- a CDS encoding BMC domain-containing protein, translating to MKPALGLIETIGLTSAVTALDAASKAADVELIGYEKVIGVGKAVSVTVHLAGDVAAVQAAVDAGVSAARQIGTVAAHHVIARPDEELDHLIEIFRKNLKKKSGAKVIENSNKKQGTDKKQETSKKQETGKKQETKKGNTTKAKS from the coding sequence ATGAAACCGGCATTAGGTTTGATTGAAACCATAGGACTGACCAGCGCCGTTACAGCCCTGGATGCAGCCAGTAAAGCCGCCGATGTGGAACTGATCGGTTATGAAAAAGTCATCGGTGTAGGCAAGGCGGTAAGTGTAACCGTGCACTTAGCCGGGGATGTAGCAGCAGTACAGGCGGCAGTGGACGCAGGTGTTTCAGCGGCCCGGCAAATCGGCACGGTGGCAGCCCATCATGTTATTGCAAGACCCGATGAAGAATTGGACCACTTGATTGAAATTTTCCGAAAAAACCTTAAGAAGAAATCAGGGGCCAAGGTCATTGAAAACAGCAATAAAAAGCAGGGAACCGATAAGAAACAGGAAACAAGCAAGAAACAGGAAACCGGCAAGAAACAGGAAACCAAAAAGGGTAATACCACAAAAGCAAAGAGCTAA
- a CDS encoding BMC domain-containing protein — protein MMSQALGMVETKGLVGATEAADAMVKAANVQLVGYEKIGFGLVTVMVRGDVGAVKAATDAGAEAARVVGELHSVHVIPRPHSEVERVMLKGQE, from the coding sequence ATTATGAGTCAAGCACTGGGTATGGTAGAAACAAAGGGTTTGGTAGGCGCTACGGAAGCAGCGGATGCCATGGTAAAGGCAGCAAACGTACAATTGGTAGGCTATGAGAAAATCGGCTTCGGTCTGGTAACTGTAATGGTACGAGGCGATGTAGGGGCCGTAAAAGCCGCCACCGATGCAGGAGCAGAGGCCGCAAGAGTGGTTGGTGAACTGCACTCCGTTCATGTAATCCCAAGACCTCATTCAGAAGTGGAAAGAGTAATGTTAAAAGGTCAAGAATAA
- a CDS encoding UbiD family decarboxylase: protein MERQMFRKTLGLLEASDRLLHCHEPVDPIYELGAVLDYFDSEKPIVFSKVKGHKVPVVGGIFGERQIYYDLMGMTKEDRLERIMDAIANPKPPKLLEDGPIKENIITRNIDIGRMFPIPKSNGEDSERFITAGMLVVKDPETKKTYMAVRRFQINEKDEINALISGASPLLLKHFKELEEKRQPLECALVLGYDAEYLLASQISSEKYGVDKYHVDSALRGEPLELVKCHSVDLEVPAYAEMVFEGHLIPNKRVDEGPFGELMGYYGEVAPNPVMKIQTVMHRNEPYFQHAFPSREEHLSNGLIREAEVFSYVNNLVDAKDVHITVGGGCRFHGIIQIKKNHEGDPKTAIMGALGSSKDIKHVVVVDEDIDIYNYKDVELALASRVQAGKDLVVIQGALGSGLEASHVAQGYTDKIGIDGTKPLGEQGKFFERAVIPGYENIDIGKYFPDMK from the coding sequence TTGGAAAGACAAATGTTTCGTAAGACCTTAGGATTACTGGAGGCATCCGACCGGCTGCTCCATTGCCATGAACCGGTGGACCCGATCTATGAATTGGGCGCCGTGCTGGATTACTTCGACAGCGAAAAGCCCATCGTGTTTTCCAAGGTCAAAGGCCACAAGGTTCCGGTAGTGGGCGGAATCTTTGGGGAACGACAAATTTATTATGACTTGATGGGCATGACCAAGGAAGATCGACTGGAACGGATCATGGATGCCATTGCAAATCCCAAACCACCCAAGCTTTTAGAGGATGGACCGATCAAAGAGAACATCATCACCCGCAACATTGATATCGGAAGAATGTTTCCCATCCCCAAGTCCAATGGCGAGGACTCGGAGCGGTTCATTACCGCAGGGATGCTGGTGGTGAAGGATCCGGAAACGAAAAAGACCTATATGGCGGTACGAAGATTTCAAATCAATGAGAAGGACGAAATCAATGCATTGATTTCCGGGGCGTCGCCTTTACTGTTGAAGCATTTCAAAGAATTGGAAGAAAAAAGGCAGCCCTTGGAGTGTGCCCTGGTACTGGGATACGATGCGGAGTACTTATTGGCATCCCAAATAAGCTCCGAGAAATACGGGGTGGATAAATACCATGTGGACAGTGCCCTTCGGGGAGAACCCTTAGAACTGGTGAAGTGTCATTCCGTGGACCTGGAAGTGCCCGCCTATGCGGAAATGGTCTTTGAAGGCCATCTGATCCCCAACAAGCGGGTGGATGAAGGTCCTTTTGGAGAGCTGATGGGATATTACGGGGAGGTTGCTCCGAATCCCGTGATGAAAATCCAAACCGTGATGCACCGAAATGAGCCCTACTTTCAACACGCATTTCCTTCAAGGGAAGAGCATTTATCCAACGGATTGATCCGAGAGGCGGAGGTTTTCAGTTATGTGAATAACCTCGTGGATGCAAAGGATGTGCACATTACCGTTGGGGGTGGTTGTCGCTTCCATGGGATTATACAGATCAAAAAAAACCATGAAGGAGATCCGAAAACTGCGATCATGGGAGCCCTGGGAAGCTCGAAGGATATTAAACATGTTGTAGTGGTGGATGAGGACATTGATATTTATAACTACAAAGATGTTGAATTGGCCTTAGCTTCCAGGGTTCAGGCAGGAAAAGATCTGGTAGTAATCCAAGGGGCCCTGGGCTCGGGACTGGAAGCCTCTCATGTAGCCCAAGGATATACGGATAAAATCGGAATCGATGGAACCAAGCCTTTAGGTGAGCAAGGGAAGTTCTTTGAAAGAGCAGTTATTCCCGGATATGAAAATATTGATATTGGTAAGTATTTTCCGGATATGAAATAA
- a CDS encoding cyclase family protein — MGLKIIDLSQEIFQGMSVFPMHQKTFIMENMTHEENMEDTGSKSLGFSARNLLMSEHCGTHSDGVWEYNPEGPTIDKMSLDHFWGSAVCLDVSHIPATRYIEAKDLETALQKSGLELRKGDIVLLYTGHYDRNFNTEKWQTEYSGLSYTGAKWLAEKGAINIGVDAPAIDHPQDLDFSGHLICGKYNITNTENLCNLDQVANKRFLYMGLPLKIRDGTGSPIRAVALLEE, encoded by the coding sequence TTGGGTTTGAAAATCATTGATCTATCCCAGGAAATTTTTCAAGGCATGTCGGTTTTTCCTATGCATCAAAAAACCTTTATTATGGAGAACATGACCCATGAAGAAAACATGGAGGATACCGGAAGCAAATCCCTAGGCTTTTCCGCACGAAATCTTTTAATGAGCGAACACTGCGGTACCCATAGTGACGGAGTGTGGGAATACAACCCCGAGGGCCCCACCATTGATAAAATGTCCCTGGATCACTTTTGGGGCAGTGCGGTCTGTCTGGATGTAAGCCATATCCCCGCCACCCGCTACATTGAAGCAAAGGACTTGGAGACGGCTCTACAAAAATCCGGTCTCGAATTGCGTAAAGGGGATATCGTTCTTTTATATACCGGGCACTACGACCGAAACTTCAACACAGAAAAATGGCAAACCGAGTACAGCGGTCTTAGCTACACCGGCGCAAAATGGCTGGCGGAAAAGGGAGCCATCAATATCGGAGTGGACGCCCCCGCCATTGACCATCCCCAGGACCTTGATTTTTCCGGTCATCTGATTTGCGGAAAATACAACATTACCAATACCGAGAATCTATGTAATTTGGACCAGGTGGCCAATAAACGGTTCCTCTACATGGGGCTCCCCCTGAAAATCCGGGACGGCACCGGCTCTCCCATTCGGGCGGTGGCTTTACTGGAAGAATAA
- a CDS encoding PucR family transcriptional regulator, producing the protein MARTNGVTLDKIMKMDCMDKCKIIAGMKGIKNTVSNVNVMADPDIINWVGEGELLLTTAYSFKTSSLNEQRDFIRQCAEKKLSALGIKIYPYLEKLPEETLALADQLGLPIIELYYEIPFSDIMTPVFKEIFNKQALLLQKLENIYERLMDVMLKGGDLESVAKTVNDNLKNPVMIKLDFPTNEVFHAGYIENQTREDLIQNAERFFDPNLERYKERKLYESKEEIGEIYVDRMVMPIVVKNSVFGHIFAWGLSTPLGGFDLSVLEATATTMSLDMLRKLSVKEVENRYKAEFFEELVSLEAYRREKALEKAPMFSLDPEKDYLSIIVNFDSRKGQSNDFMEDDMGRVLNLSERLLEEYRIEGVVVNKTDSFILVLSFGKKDKRDRKIEGIKTHLEKAIKLQSISVDIHVGVGRIYTGMENFHKSFKDSLKAMRISKVNREVSIVSYQSLGVFKILSQDHLDEELEKFYDETLKPLVAYDQKKSTELVKTLEAYFKFNGNFKKISNELFAHYNTILYRMQRIKEVTGMNLEDFDDRLNLEIAVKIKKLLGK; encoded by the coding sequence ATGGCAAGAACAAACGGGGTTACGCTTGATAAAATCATGAAAATGGACTGTATGGATAAATGTAAAATCATCGCCGGAATGAAAGGTATTAAAAACACCGTATCCAATGTGAATGTAATGGCGGACCCCGATATTATCAACTGGGTAGGGGAAGGGGAGCTTCTGCTTACCACGGCCTACTCCTTTAAAACCAGCTCCCTAAATGAACAGCGGGATTTTATCCGGCAATGTGCAGAAAAGAAATTATCCGCCCTGGGAATCAAAATTTATCCCTACCTGGAAAAACTGCCGGAGGAGACCCTGGCTCTGGCGGATCAGCTGGGCTTACCGATTATTGAGCTCTACTATGAAATCCCTTTCTCGGATATTATGACACCGGTATTTAAAGAGATCTTCAATAAACAGGCCTTACTGCTACAGAAACTGGAAAATATTTATGAGCGGCTAATGGATGTGATGCTCAAGGGCGGGGACTTGGAAAGTGTTGCCAAGACCGTAAATGACAACTTGAAAAATCCCGTAATGATTAAGCTGGATTTTCCCACCAATGAAGTTTTTCACGCCGGCTATATCGAAAACCAAACAAGGGAAGATTTAATTCAAAATGCGGAGCGGTTTTTTGACCCGAACCTGGAACGGTACAAGGAACGAAAGCTCTATGAGAGTAAGGAAGAAATCGGCGAGATCTATGTGGATCGCATGGTCATGCCCATTGTTGTGAAAAACAGTGTCTTCGGGCATATTTTCGCCTGGGGGCTCAGTACGCCCCTAGGAGGTTTTGACCTTTCGGTACTGGAAGCTACGGCCACCACCATGTCCCTGGACATGCTCCGGAAGCTCTCCGTAAAAGAAGTGGAAAATCGATATAAAGCCGAATTTTTCGAAGAACTGGTATCCCTGGAAGCCTATCGAAGGGAAAAAGCCCTGGAAAAAGCGCCGATGTTCAGTCTTGATCCGGAAAAGGACTATTTAAGCATCATCGTAAACTTCGATTCGAGAAAAGGACAGTCCAATGATTTTATGGAGGACGACATGGGCAGGGTCTTAAACCTTTCCGAGCGATTGCTGGAGGAGTACCGGATCGAGGGCGTGGTGGTGAATAAAACCGACAGCTTTATTTTGGTACTGTCTTTTGGTAAAAAAGATAAACGGGATCGAAAGATCGAAGGAATCAAAACCCATTTGGAAAAAGCCATCAAATTGCAGTCCATCAGTGTGGATATCCACGTGGGAGTGGGCAGAATTTATACCGGCATGGAGAATTTTCATAAAAGCTTTAAGGACTCCTTAAAAGCCATGCGAATTTCCAAGGTGAACCGTGAGGTCAGCATCGTCAGCTACCAGTCCCTGGGGGTTTTTAAGATCCTCAGTCAGGATCATCTGGATGAAGAATTGGAAAAGTTTTACGATGAAACCCTAAAACCTCTGGTGGCTTATGATCAGAAAAAATCCACAGAGTTGGTCAAAACCCTGGAAGCCTATTTTAAGTTTAACGGGAATTTTAAAAAAATTTCCAATGAACTATTTGCTCACTACAACACCATACTTTACCGGATGCAAAGGATTAAGGAAGTCACGGGGATGAATCTGGAGGATTTTGATGATCGGTTGAACCTGGAAATTGCGGTGAAGATTAAAAAGCTGCTGGGAAAGTAA
- a CDS encoding cysteine hydrolase family protein, whose amino-acid sequence MAKHAIVVIDMLNDFIGEKAPLRCPGGEEIVPNLQKLMKWVRERNAEGKDDIHLVHIQEAHRKNDADFRVRPRHAVAGTWGSDFIKELYPEGDEYIIPKRRHSAFQHTDLDLYLKEENIDTVVVTGVWTNVCVRSTASDALANAYKVITLSDGVHSKNDEMHEYGLNDLRIFTKVITIDEYIDAWEKGEDPWLGGGDTENKVD is encoded by the coding sequence ATGGCAAAACATGCAATTGTAGTAATAGATATGCTAAATGATTTTATAGGAGAAAAGGCCCCTCTACGTTGTCCCGGCGGGGAAGAGATTGTGCCGAACCTGCAAAAACTAATGAAATGGGTTCGGGAAAGAAATGCAGAGGGAAAAGATGATATCCATCTAGTCCACATTCAAGAGGCCCACCGGAAAAACGATGCAGACTTTAGAGTGCGACCGAGACATGCGGTGGCAGGAACCTGGGGTTCCGATTTTATTAAAGAGCTGTACCCGGAAGGAGACGAATACATCATTCCGAAAAGACGGCACAGTGCCTTTCAGCACACGGATCTGGACCTGTACTTAAAGGAAGAAAACATCGATACCGTTGTGGTTACCGGAGTTTGGACCAACGTATGTGTAAGAAGTACGGCCTCGGATGCCTTAGCCAATGCCTACAAAGTAATTACCTTAAGCGACGGCGTACACTCTAAGAATGATGAAATGCACGAGTACGGATTGAATGACCTGCGAATTTTCACCAAGGTGATCACCATCGACGAATACATCGACGCATGGGAAAAAGGAGAAGATCCTTGGCTAGGCGGAGGAGACACGGAGAATAAAGTGGACTAA
- a CDS encoding EutN/CcmL family microcompartment protein: MNIGKIIGTAVATRKDETLLGCKLMITQPLTMDYKEIGEPVIAVDTVGAGIGEVVIYTKGTAARNAARKRESAIDMAIVGIVDNIDLYD, translated from the coding sequence ATGAATATAGGAAAAATAATTGGAACCGCAGTGGCAACGAGAAAAGATGAAACCCTGTTGGGCTGTAAATTAATGATTACCCAACCCCTGACCATGGACTACAAGGAAATCGGAGAGCCGGTCATTGCCGTGGACACCGTAGGCGCCGGAATCGGGGAAGTGGTAATCTACACGAAGGGTACCGCGGCCAGGAATGCAGCCAGAAAGCGGGAATCTGCTATTGATATGGCCATTGTAGGAATTGTGGATAATATTGATCTATATGATTGA
- a CDS encoding UbiX family flavin prenyltransferase: MRIIVGMTGGSGALYGVALLKALKELNIETHLVVSTMGEYVLDHETGMSLEEIKSYATVFHRNNDLAAKISSGSFKTDGMVIVPCSMKTLSTIAHGGSDNLLTRAADVVLKEDRKLVILPRETPLSVIHLENMLKLAKMGVRVMPLSPSFYHHPQTIGDIVNAIVARTLDQLGIEHHLAKRWGE; the protein is encoded by the coding sequence ATGCGAATAATAGTCGGGATGACCGGTGGAAGCGGTGCCCTATACGGGGTCGCTCTGCTAAAAGCATTAAAAGAATTAAATATTGAAACCCATTTGGTGGTAAGTACCATGGGGGAATATGTTTTAGACCATGAAACCGGGATGAGTCTTGAGGAGATCAAATCCTATGCTACGGTTTTTCATCGGAACAATGATTTGGCGGCGAAGATTTCCAGCGGGTCCTTTAAGACCGACGGGATGGTCATCGTCCCCTGTTCCATGAAGACTCTGTCCACCATTGCTCACGGGGGTTCGGATAATTTATTGACCCGGGCCGCGGATGTGGTGTTGAAAGAGGATCGTAAACTGGTGATTTTGCCCAGGGAGACTCCTTTGAGCGTGATCCACCTGGAGAACATGCTGAAACTGGCCAAAATGGGGGTTCGGGTTATGCCCCTGTCCCCGAGCTTTTATCACCACCCTCAAACCATTGGAGACATCGTGAATGCCATCGTGGCAAGAACCCTGGATCAACTGGGAATCGAACATCACCTGGCAAAAAGATGGGGCGAGTAA
- a CDS encoding adenine deaminase, with translation MLDAQGFKKSMEYRNLIDVLMSDHDFADVVLSGGNFINVLTREVYVADVSIKGDYILNVGDASSLIGPDTLVVDVSGRFIAPGFMDSHMHFESSMLTITEFSRFSIPSGTTTLVADPHEIGNALGPIGMKAMADEAAHVPNNVKLVVPALTPDSPGLETAAYDITSKDMPDLLNYQNIIGIGELQGFSNVKHVYRNTPEVVTDLLASTAYARSLGKVVDGNAPELFGNELAAHIISTAGECSCHETTTKEECVEKLRQGVYVFMREGSTQRNMAECIRAVTEEGLDSRRCILATDDMVAEDLEKLGHMNEIVKRTIQEGADPIEAIQMVTINPATYFGLEDVGILAPGKRADIAIIDDLQEMSVEAVYVKGKLTAYEGKMLEELPKYTYPDAVKHSVKVAPVKEEDLGIKTEGREATARVIGLIPDQNLSDSFEEPVKVQQGIAQADVQGDVLHMVCVERYGRNGSIGRAFVKGFGITQGAFAESIAHDTHNIIAVGTNLKDIAHAINRVIEMEGGIAVANRGRVIQEMRLPVGGLITDELTGHEVSAGYGELERIVNEELGGKVHAPFMHLSFLALSTSPKWKLTDQGIIDVNNFKILDPIV, from the coding sequence GTGTTAGATGCCCAAGGATTTAAAAAATCAATGGAATATCGGAATCTGATTGATGTGTTAATGTCGGATCATGATTTCGCCGACGTGGTACTTAGCGGCGGGAACTTCATTAATGTCTTAACCCGGGAAGTCTACGTGGCCGACGTTTCCATTAAGGGAGACTATATTCTTAACGTGGGGGACGCGTCAAGCTTGATTGGTCCCGATACGTTAGTAGTGGACGTTTCCGGACGTTTTATTGCACCGGGCTTTATGGATTCCCATATGCACTTTGAAAGCAGTATGCTGACCATCACCGAATTTTCCAGGTTCTCCATTCCCTCGGGGACCACCACTTTGGTGGCGGATCCTCATGAGATCGGCAATGCCTTAGGTCCTATCGGAATGAAGGCCATGGCCGACGAAGCCGCCCATGTACCGAACAATGTGAAACTGGTGGTGCCGGCCCTTACTCCGGATTCTCCGGGACTGGAAACTGCAGCTTATGATATTACCTCAAAGGATATGCCGGATTTACTGAACTACCAGAACATTATCGGAATCGGAGAACTTCAGGGATTCAGTAACGTAAAGCATGTATACCGAAATACCCCGGAAGTGGTGACGGATTTGCTGGCCTCCACGGCCTATGCCCGAAGTCTTGGCAAGGTGGTGGACGGCAATGCTCCGGAGCTCTTCGGAAACGAACTCGCCGCCCATATTATCTCTACGGCGGGGGAATGTTCCTGTCATGAAACCACGACGAAGGAAGAATGTGTGGAGAAACTTCGCCAAGGAGTCTACGTTTTCATGCGGGAGGGTTCCACCCAGCGAAACATGGCGGAATGTATCCGGGCAGTTACGGAAGAAGGACTGGACTCGAGAAGATGCATCCTGGCCACCGATGATATGGTGGCCGAGGACTTGGAAAAGCTCGGGCATATGAATGAAATTGTGAAACGGACCATCCAAGAGGGTGCAGACCCTATTGAAGCGATCCAAATGGTTACCATCAATCCCGCAACCTATTTCGGATTGGAGGATGTGGGGATTTTAGCACCGGGAAAAAGAGCGGATATCGCCATTATCGACGATCTTCAGGAAATGAGTGTGGAGGCGGTGTACGTCAAAGGAAAGCTGACGGCCTACGAAGGAAAGATGCTGGAAGAGCTTCCGAAGTACACCTATCCCGATGCCGTAAAGCACTCGGTAAAAGTTGCTCCCGTTAAGGAAGAGGACTTAGGAATTAAAACCGAGGGTCGGGAAGCCACCGCCCGGGTGATCGGACTGATTCCCGATCAAAACTTAAGTGACAGCTTCGAAGAACCGGTAAAGGTTCAGCAGGGTATTGCCCAGGCCGACGTGCAGGGAGATGTCCTTCACATGGTGTGCGTGGAGCGTTACGGCAGAAACGGCAGTATTGGACGGGCCTTTGTGAAAGGTTTCGGAATCACCCAGGGCGCCTTCGCCGAGAGTATTGCTCATGATACCCATAACATCATTGCCGTGGGTACGAACCTGAAGGATATTGCCCATGCCATCAACCGGGTCATTGAAATGGAAGGCGGTATTGCGGTGGCCAACCGGGGTCGGGTAATTCAGGAAATGAGACTCCCTGTGGGGGGCTTAATCACCGATGAATTAACCGGTCACGAGGTCAGTGCCGGCTATGGAGAGTTGGAAAGAATCGTGAACGAGGAATTAGGCGGCAAAGTGCATGCGCCTTTTATGCACCTGTCCTTTTTGGCTCTTTCCACCAGTCCCAAATGGAAACTGACGGATCAGGGCATCATTGATGTGAACAATTTCAAAATTTTGGATCCGATTGTATAA
- the ftcD gene encoding glutamate formimidoyltransferase has product MTTEKKYMLAVPNFSDGRRENVINAVSDELRNKEGVTLVSCEPEHDFNRTVLCAIGEPEPLKEALLNMAAKATELIDMSEQEGSHPRIGAQDTIPLFPFKNTTVEECVNLAEEIGSELHERTGVPVFFAAENARNEQRKGLAYIRKGQYEGLKELLEDPAHPDYEDRKPDLSTDGKLSGKMGATIVSAETEGLTAYNVFLDTEDVSVAKKIAKAVRGPSGGFSTVKSVGIKFPDHEGVVVSMNMFDCNKTPLYRTFNTVKQEAERFGVRVTGSEIVGPVKLAHIVNSLEYFLGLEGFDNSQILETHLME; this is encoded by the coding sequence ATGACTACAGAAAAGAAGTATATGCTTGCAGTGCCGAACTTCAGTGACGGCAGAAGAGAGAACGTGATCAACGCTGTGTCTGATGAGCTGAGAAACAAAGAAGGGGTCACCTTAGTGAGTTGTGAGCCGGAACATGATTTTAATCGAACGGTGCTATGCGCCATCGGAGAACCGGAACCCTTAAAGGAAGCCTTGTTAAACATGGCGGCAAAGGCCACGGAGCTTATTGACATGAGTGAACAGGAAGGGTCCCATCCCAGAATCGGAGCCCAGGACACTATCCCGCTGTTCCCGTTTAAAAACACCACCGTGGAAGAATGCGTCAACTTAGCAGAGGAAATCGGATCGGAACTTCATGAAAGGACAGGCGTACCCGTGTTTTTTGCAGCGGAGAATGCAAGAAATGAACAAAGAAAAGGCCTGGCTTATATCCGGAAAGGGCAGTATGAAGGGCTTAAAGAGCTCCTTGAAGATCCCGCACATCCCGATTATGAAGACCGAAAGCCGGATCTGAGCACCGACGGCAAGCTGTCGGGAAAAATGGGGGCCACCATTGTCAGTGCCGAGACGGAAGGTCTGACGGCCTATAATGTATTTTTGGATACCGAGGATGTATCCGTTGCGAAGAAAATTGCCAAGGCGGTTCGGGGACCCAGCGGAGGATTTTCCACCGTTAAGTCCGTGGGCATTAAGTTCCCGGACCACGAAGGGGTTGTGGTTTCCATGAACATGTTTGACTGTAACAAAACTCCTCTTTACCGAACCTTTAACACGGTGAAGCAGGAGGCCGAGCGATTTGGTGTAAGGGTTACAGGTTCAGAAATTGTAGGGCCGGTAAAACTTGCTCACATTGTGAATTCTCTGGAGTATTTCCTGGGACTGGAAGGCTTTGATAACAGTCAAATTCTAGAAACCCACTTGATGGAATAA
- a CDS encoding dihydroorotase yields MYDVIYKNARIPQGDETVVTNILVKDEKISGFSTDIQGVEAKEIIDLEGHLTLPGCFDSHVHFMDPGFTHRENFLTGTSSAAAGGLTMVMDMPCCSKPSVRAVDNLESKLNAIKDKAIVDYAMWGGVTGEDVREGWLHNVQEQADYGVCAFKCYMTPSVPTYPKVTDPEMLEAFRAVAKTGLPVGIHAENFDMCDYYTKKFEKEGRMDAPAWAEARMALAEKAAIELGISFAEDTGARLHIVHMSTGIGAKLIGEAKKRGVDVSAEATPHYLTLNYQDAMTERGAFAKIAPPLRTKKDNEELWEGINNGSVDFIGTDHAPYEIATEKDFEGANIWNTFPGIPGVETMVPILVSEGYNKGRITLSKLVEILSTNAAKMYGLYPKKGALQIGSDADLTVVDLDHEWTVDEQDTYSMAKYNPLHGMKLKGKPVKTVVRGKVVFDINHGIVGEEGYGNFVRRQSIQKLDNNIKYPFVEKE; encoded by the coding sequence ATGTACGATGTAATTTATAAGAATGCAAGAATCCCCCAGGGAGACGAAACCGTAGTAACCAACATTTTAGTGAAGGACGAAAAAATCTCAGGATTTTCAACGGATATCCAAGGGGTGGAAGCCAAGGAGATCATTGATTTAGAAGGGCATTTAACCCTGCCCGGGTGCTTTGATTCCCATGTCCACTTTATGGATCCCGGATTTACCCATCGGGAGAATTTCTTAACCGGAACTTCCTCCGCTGCCGCCGGGGGACTGACCATGGTCATGGATATGCCCTGCTGCTCCAAACCCTCAGTACGAGCCGTGGACAATCTGGAATCGAAATTAAATGCTATTAAAGATAAAGCGATTGTAGACTATGCCATGTGGGGCGGGGTAACCGGAGAAGATGTTCGAGAAGGATGGTTACACAATGTGCAGGAACAGGCGGATTACGGCGTATGTGCCTTTAAATGCTATATGACTCCCTCGGTACCCACTTATCCGAAGGTAACGGATCCTGAAATGCTGGAAGCCTTCAGAGCCGTGGCTAAAACCGGACTTCCCGTAGGAATCCATGCAGAAAACTTTGACATGTGCGATTATTATACGAAGAAGTTTGAAAAAGAAGGAAGAATGGACGCTCCCGCCTGGGCGGAAGCGAGAATGGCCCTTGCAGAGAAAGCGGCGATTGAATTGGGCATCAGCTTTGCGGAGGACACTGGCGCGAGACTGCACATTGTTCATATGAGTACCGGCATCGGTGCAAAATTAATCGGCGAAGCGAAAAAGCGGGGCGTTGATGTATCCGCGGAAGCCACTCCTCATTATCTAACCCTGAATTATCAAGACGCCATGACGGAGCGGGGAGCTTTTGCAAAGATTGCACCGCCCCTTAGAACGAAAAAGGATAACGAAGAATTATGGGAAGGAATTAATAACGGAAGTGTGGACTTCATCGGAACGGACCATGCCCCCTATGAAATTGCAACGGAAAAAGACTTTGAAGGGGCAAACATCTGGAACACCTTCCCGGGAATCCCCGGAGTGGAGACCATGGTACCGATCCTTGTAAGTGAAGGATACAACAAAGGACGGATTACCCTAAGCAAGCTTGTGGAGATCTTAAGTACCAACGCGGCGAAGATGTATGGACTGTATCCTAAGAAAGGGGCTCTTCAAATCGGTTCCGATGCAGACTTAACCGTGGTAGACTTAGATCACGAATGGACCGTGGATGAACAGGACACCTATTCCATGGCGAAGTACAATCCTCTGCACGGCATGAAACTAAAAGGAAAGCCGGTTAAAACCGTGGTTCGGGGAAAAGTAGTATTCGATATCAATCACGGAATCGTGGGAGAAGAAGGCTATGGAAATTTTGTTCGACGACAAAGCATTCAAAAATTGGATAATAACATCAAATATCCCTTTGTGGAAAAAGAATAA
- a CDS encoding BMC domain-containing protein → MRQAIGMVETKSLVAAIQAADTMVKSADVTLLEAEYVGSGIVAVIVTGEVAAVTAAVENAKEIAAEIAEVISTNVIARPHDEIDKILD, encoded by the coding sequence ATGCGACAGGCCATAGGAATGGTGGAAACGAAAAGTTTAGTTGCAGCAATACAGGCAGCGGATACCATGGTGAAGTCCGCCGATGTAACCCTATTAGAGGCAGAATATGTGGGCTCGGGTATTGTGGCAGTAATTGTCACCGGAGAAGTTGCCGCGGTTACCGCAGCGGTGGAGAATGCCAAGGAGATCGCCGCAGAAATTGCGGAAGTTATTTCAACAAATGTAATTGCAAGACCTCACGATGAAATTGATAAAATTCTAGATTAG